GTTCACCGCCCTGCCGCCGACGCGCGCCGAGCTCCGCGCCCGCCTCCGGGCGGCCCTGCGCCACGGCTGACCGACCGCCCCGGCCCCTCCGCGGCCCGCTCTACACTGGGTCGGCGGGATGGCCGAGCTCTACGACCTGTACGCCAACGGCAAGGAGCTGCTCCAGCGCGGCGACTTCCACGCGGCGGCGGTCCCGCTCGGCCGCGCCGCCGAGATGGCGCCCGACAAGGACTCCATCCGCGAGGCCTACGGCCGCGCGCTCTTCGGCGCCCATCGCTACCGGGAGGCCGCCGAGGAGTTCGGCGCCATCGTCGAGCACGTACCGACCGACCACTACGCCCAGTTCTGCCTCGGCCGCGCCCTCCAGCAGATGGGCCGCCACGCCGAGGCCCGCGGGCCGCTCACGCTCGCGTCGAACCTCCGTCCCGACAACCGGGACTACCGGCACTACTGCGAGCAGGCGCGGCGCCGGGCGGCGTAGGGGCGCCGGGCGTCGGCCGCCCGGTCCGGCGCAGACCGGGTTCGGGGCCGAACGACCATCCGTTGGCGGATCTTCCGCTTCCCAGACGGAGAACCCGCCACTCGATGCTCAGCCGCCCCGCGCCGCCGCCGCCGCCCGCACGTCCCCCGCCACCTGCACGACCGCCGCGAGCACCCGCTCGACCCACACGACCTGCAACCCCGGGGCCACCAGCTCCGCCTGCACCCACACCGCTCCCGCGCTGGAGTGCGTCAGCCGGACGAGCTCGCCGAGCCTCGAGCGGTGCAGGAGCCAGTGCGGGTCGACGGCGTCCGGGCCGCAGAGCTCGGCCTGCACGCGCAGCAGCCCGCCGGCGTCGCGCAGGCCGACGTCCAGCGGCCATCCGCCGACGTCCTCGAACGTCACGCCCCACTCGCCCGGGGCCACGACGCGGTGGTCGGCGCCGAGCTCCGCGAGCACCTGGTCGACGGGATGCACGGGCCCATCCTGACCGGCCCGCGCTGCTACAGTCGCCGCACAGCTTTCGTGCCGCCGGCCCGCCCGGCGGTTGCAGGACCGGAAGTGGGCGCTCGCCCACTTTCGTCGTTTCTAGAGGAGATCAGCGGCAGTCATGAGCACCATCCAGGACGAGGTCGAGGCCCGGCTCGCAGAGCGCGTGCCCGACGTCGAGGTGCTGCTCGCGCACGTGGTCGGGGAGACGGTCGAGGTCTACATCGACCACCCCGACGGGGTCACGCTCGAGCTGTGCGAGAAGGTCACGCACGCCCTCCCGGAGCTCCGGGAGGACTACGCGCTGACCGTCTCGTCGCCGGGCACCGAGCGTCCGCTCACCAAGCCCGACCACTTCCGCCGCTTCGTCGGCCGCCGGGCGAAGGTCCGCCTGCGCGAGGCGCGCGAGGGCCATCGCTCGTTCACGGGCGAGCTCGTGGGTGCCTCGGACGCCGAGGTGACCATCGCCGCCGACAGCGGCGTCGTCGCCATCCCGTACGCCGACATCTCCAAGTCGAACCTCGTCGCGGAGTAGAGGAGGAGCACCGTGTCCAAGGAGATCATCGAGGCCATGACCGGGCTTGCCCGGGAGAAGGGCATCGCGCCGGAGAAGCTCATGACGGCGCTGGAGGACGCGCTCCTCTCCGCCTACAAGAAGCTGCCGGGCGCGGCGCGCTACGCGCGCGTCGAGGTCGACGGCGAGACGGGCGACTTCGTCGTCATCCGCTACCGCATCCCGAAGGACCTCGAGCAGGAGCTCCTCATGGAGACCGTCGAGGAGGAGGCCTACATCGACCCGGAGACCGGCGAGCGCGTCGAGCCCGCCGACCCGGAGATCGACCCGGCGAAGTTCGAGGAGCACCGCGACCGGATCGAGGAGATCGACGACACGCCCGAGGACTTCGGGCGCATCGCGGCGCAGACGGCCAAGCAGGTGATCCTCCAGCGCATCCGCGAGGCGGAGCGCGACATGATGTTCGAGGAGTACCGCGACCGCGTCGGCGAGCTGATCACCGGCATCGTCCAGCAGTCCGACTCCCGCTACACCCTGGTCCAGCTGCGCGAGCGCGTCGAGGCGCTGCTGCCGCGCGGCGAGCAGGTCGACGGCGAGCGCTACGACCACTCCCAGCGCGTCAAGGCGGTGATCAAGGAGGTCTCGCCGAGCGCGAAGGGGCCGTCGATCATCGTCTCGCGTCGCGATCCGGAGCTCATCAAGAAGCTCTTCGAGCTCGAGGTCCCGGAGATCGCCGACGGCCTGGTCGAGATCGCCAACGTCGCCCGCGAGCCCGGCTACCGCTCCAAGATCGCGGTCGTCTCCCACGCCGACGGCGTGGACCCGGTCGGCGCCTGCGTCGGCCCGCGCGGCTCGCGCGTGCGCATGGTCGTCTCCGAGCTGCGCGGCGAGAAGATCGACATCATCCCCTACAACGACGAGCCCGCCCGGTTCGTCGCCAAGGCGCTGTCGCCCGCGCGCGTGCGCGAGGTCCTCGTCGACGACGAGTCGCGCCAGGCCACGGTCATCGTGCCCGACGACCAGCTCTCGCTCGCCATCGGCCGCGAGGGCCAGAACGCGCGGCTGGCCGCCCGCCTGACCGGCTGGCGCATCGACATCCGCTCCGAGACCGAGTTCGCCACCGCCCAGCAGGACCACGGCGGCGGGGACGAGGCCTTCGACGTCGCGGAGACCGGCGGTCGCTGCCAGGCGCTGGGCGTCACGGGCCGCCGCTGCCCGAACCAGGCGCTCGCCGGCTCGATGTTCTGCGGCCTGCCCCAGCACCAGGCGCTCGTGCGCTTCGGCACCACGACCGTCGAGGTCCTGCAGCCGCTGACCGACGACGAGATCACCGAGCTCGCCGACCCGGACAAGTCCCAGGAGGACGTCCAGGACATCGTCGACCGCGCCGAGGCGATCCTCGCCGAGGCGGCCGCGACGATCGAGGCCGAGGGCGCCGACGCCGGTGACGAGGTCGATCCGAGCGAGCTGACGGGCGAGGGCGGCGACGAGGTCGTGCCGGGCGAAGTGGCCTTCGGCGAGGGCGAGGAGGCGGTCCACGACGAGGCCGCCGGACTCGAGCCCCAGCCCGACGGCGCGCAGCCCGACGGGGAGGCGGCCGAGGTCGCCGGCGCCGATGGCGCTACGGTTGGGGAGGTCGCCGACGCCTCCTCCGCCGAGGAGCCCACGTCGTAGCGGCCGAGCCACACCGCCGCTGCATCGGCTGCGGCGCAGTACGCCCCAAGCGGGAGCTGCGCCGCATCGCCCTCGTGGACGGTGAGCCCGTCCTCGACCGGGAGGCCCGCCTCCCTGGTCGTGGTGCGTACGTGTGTGGGAAGGACTGCGCCCGGCGCGCAGTCGAGAAGCAGGGCTTCAGCAGGGCGTTCAAGCGCCGTGTCCAGCCTGGCCCGATGTTCGTAGAATCCCTGGAGACTGATGGCGAAGAAGCGCGTGCACGAGATCGCGAAGGAGCAGGGGATGTCCTCGAAGGACGTCCTCGAGAAGCTCCAGGCCGCCGGCCATGACGTGAAGGCGGCAGCCTCGACGATCGAGGAGGGCGATGCCCTGCGCGTGCTCGGCAACGGCAACGGCAGCGGTGGCGGTGCCTCCGCGAAGGCGGCGGCGGCCAAGCCCGCGGCGCCGGCCAAGCCGGCCGCTGGCGGCCAGCGTCCCGTGCAGCCCGCCCGTCCCGTGCAGCCGGCCGGCCAGCGCCCGGTGCAGCCCGCGCGCCCGGTCCAGCCGGGCCAGCGCGCCGTGCAGCCCGCGCGCCCGGTGCAGCCCGCCCGTCCGGTCCAGCCCGGCGGCGCCCGCCGTCCGGCCCCGGCGCAGGGCGGCCAGGCCGCCCCGCCCGCCGCGCGCTCGTTCGACCCGGAGCCCGGCCAGGAGCCGCTGAACCTCCGCCGTCGCGGTGCCGAGCAGGAGCGCCGCGTGCCGCTTCCGCCGCCCCCGTCCTCGACGCCGCTGCGCCCCGGTGCCGGCACGACGCCGCCCGTGCGCCCGCAGCGGCCGGCCGCGCCCGCCACGCCGCAGCAGCCCGCGCGTCCCGCCGCGCCGCAGCAGCCGGCCGCGCGCCAGGCGCCGGCCCAGCCCCAGCAGCCGGCCGCGCGCCAGGCGCCGGCCCAGCCCCAGCAGCCGGCCCGTCCGGCGGCGCCCGCCAAGCCCGCCGCGCCCCAGCAGCCCGCGCGTCCCGCCGCGCCGCAGCAGCCGGCCGCGCGCCAGGCGCCCGCCCAGCCCCAGCAGCCGGCCCGTCCGGCGGCGCCCCAGCAGCCCGCCGCGCCCCAGCAGCCCGCCGCGCGCCAGGCCCCCGCACAGCCCCAGCAGCCCGCCCGTCCCGCCGGCGGCGCCCCGCAGCAGCCCGCTCGCGGCGGCGGCCAGCCGCAGCGTGGTGGGGCCCCGCAGCGCGGCGGCCAGCAGGGCGGCCGTGGGCCGTCCGGTCGCAACCAGCCCGCGCGCGGCGGCCGCCAGCAGCAGCCGTCGGGTCCGCGCCCGGCGATGTCCTTCAACGCCCCGGCGCCGTCGTCGGAGTCGCTCATCAAGCCGACCGAGCGCGCCCGCCCGGTCCGCCCGACCGAGCAGCCCGCCGCGCCCGCGCAGCCCGAGCAGGCCGCGGCCGAGGCCGCCAAGCAGCAGGACCCGAAGGCCAAGGGCGCTCCGGCGCTCCAGCCGCACACCGAGCCGCCGAAGCCCGGCGCCGGTCCCAAGATCATCTCCGTCCCGGAGCCCCCGCGGCGCCCGACGCGCGACGAGACGAAGTCCAGCCCCAGCACGCCCGGCGGGCGTGGGGGCCGGCCGTCCCGCGGCGGCGTCGGCGGCGAGGGCGGCCCCGGTGGCGGCCGTCGTCGCGTCGTCATCGAGGGCGGCGCCGCACGCCGCGGCCCCGGTGGCCCCGGCGGTCCCGGCGGCGGTCCGCCGCAGCGCCCGCCGCGCGGCCGTCGCCGTCGCCGCCGCCGGACGCCGATGGAGGAGCATCCCGCCGTCCTGCCCGCGGACCAGATGAC
The DNA window shown above is from Conexibacter sp. SYSU D00693 and carries:
- a CDS encoding tetratricopeptide repeat protein, whose translation is MAELYDLYANGKELLQRGDFHAAAVPLGRAAEMAPDKDSIREAYGRALFGAHRYREAAEEFGAIVEHVPTDHYAQFCLGRALQQMGRHAEARGPLTLASNLRPDNRDYRHYCEQARRRAA
- the nusA gene encoding transcription termination factor NusA — translated: MSKEIIEAMTGLAREKGIAPEKLMTALEDALLSAYKKLPGAARYARVEVDGETGDFVVIRYRIPKDLEQELLMETVEEEAYIDPETGERVEPADPEIDPAKFEEHRDRIEEIDDTPEDFGRIAAQTAKQVILQRIREAERDMMFEEYRDRVGELITGIVQQSDSRYTLVQLRERVEALLPRGEQVDGERYDHSQRVKAVIKEVSPSAKGPSIIVSRRDPELIKKLFELEVPEIADGLVEIANVAREPGYRSKIAVVSHADGVDPVGACVGPRGSRVRMVVSELRGEKIDIIPYNDEPARFVAKALSPARVREVLVDDESRQATVIVPDDQLSLAIGREGQNARLAARLTGWRIDIRSETEFATAQQDHGGGDEAFDVAETGGRCQALGVTGRRCPNQALAGSMFCGLPQHQALVRFGTTTVEVLQPLTDDEITELADPDKSQEDVQDIVDRAEAILAEAAATIEAEGADAGDEVDPSELTGEGGDEVVPGEVAFGEGEEAVHDEAAGLEPQPDGAQPDGEAAEVAGADGATVGEVADASSAEEPTS
- the rimP gene encoding ribosome maturation factor RimP, producing MSTIQDEVEARLAERVPDVEVLLAHVVGETVEVYIDHPDGVTLELCEKVTHALPELREDYALTVSSPGTERPLTKPDHFRRFVGRRAKVRLREAREGHRSFTGELVGASDAEVTIAADSGVVAIPYADISKSNLVAE
- a CDS encoding YlxR family protein, producing the protein MGCGAVRPKRELRRIALVDGEPVLDREARLPGRGAYVCGKDCARRAVEKQGFSRAFKRRVQPGPMFVESLETDGEEARARDREGAGDVLEGRPREAPGRRP